A region of the Sebaldella sp. S0638 genome:
ATCAAATACTCACTTTTATTATCTTCCATTCTGTTTTTAATAAAATCAAAAATTTTATCATGTATAGGAACAATTCTATTTTTACCAGCTTCTGTTTTTGATCCGCCTGTGATAGTTCTGTTAATCAAATCGATATCTCCTAATTTAATATCTAGCAACTCCCCTATTCTAAAACCCGTGTAAATCATAATCAGAATAGTATCAACATAGGGTAAATGTGAATTATCCCATAAAATTTGGATTTCTTCCACAGTAAAAGGTTTTCTTGTAGAGACTTCCTTGTTTTTGCCTACGTCTACAAAATCACTGTAATCTTTCATAACAATATCATGTTTCATAGCATATTCAAATAGCTGATTGAATAAAACTTTTATCTTTTTTAGAGACTGATGTTTCTTACCACAAGTTTGTATAATTCCTTGCAGATGATTTGTTCTGATATCCTGAAATTTTATATTATGGATAGATTTACAAGTTTGGAACGCTGCTTGGTATCCCCAGACACCTGAATTTCCTATCTCTTTAAACTTAATTTCGCTCCATTTATTATATATTTCGGCGAAAGTGACAGAAACATTGTCAA
Encoded here:
- a CDS encoding site-specific integrase, translating into MRNPNGYGSVHKLSGKRRKPYAVQITTGWDEEGRQIRKYLSYHTSKSEAMRALAKYNDNPYDLDNVSVTFAEIYNKWSEIKFKEIGNSGVWGYQAAFQTCKSIHNIKFQDIRTNHLQGIIQTCGKKHQSLKKIKVLFNQLFEYAMKHDIVMKDYSDFVDVGKNKEVSTRKPFTVEEIQILWDNSHLPYVDTILIMIYTGFRIGELLDIKLGDIDLINRTITGGSKTEAGKNRIVPIHDKIFDFIKNRMEDNKSEYLICNSRNGRLAYPSYKTLHFYDIMRKLSMKHKPHDCRHTFATLLNNAEANSTSIKNLIGHSSFLTTEKIYSHKDVEELRKAIKLID